The sequence TCAGTAGAGGGAGGAGTCTCCAGTTCGGATAGGTATTTAATGAGGACCCTAAGTGAGAGCTTAGAGACCACCAGAATATGTGTCAACCTGAGCCACCACTATCATTTCTGTCTGGAACATTCTGGCTGGTTAAGAGTGTTAGACTCATTGAGAAGCCTCAATTCTGCAGGGAGAGGAGATGCATGGGGAGGTTCCTAAATGAACACTGGTGGTACCACTCACAACCCTGACCCCCCCAAAAATAGCAGACCAAAGAGAGTGCCCCCTTGCAGCACTGAGGAGACCAGGCATGGAAGTCAGGTGTATGTGACCCTCTTTTATTTGATGGTATTATGTGGGTGAGAGCCTTTCTGAGTGTATGGACATCAGATCTTCAGAGACAGTGTCCCAGGCCTTAATTAGAGTGAAGTTAAAGACCCTGAATGAGTACTGAGGACCCCAATGAGTCCAGGGCAGTGAGTCCCATGGAGCTGTCAGAAATGGGTGACCTCTGGCAAGGACAGTGGTCAGAGGTGCCCCTATATTTCCCCTTAAGATGCCCCAAGAAGATGAGGATCTGAGTTTAAGGTATATATTTAGAACAGCATAGAAGAGGGGGCCCAAGCCCTGGCAAAAGTTGATGTGGTGATCTTGAATGGaaactgaggggacccccacactCCATAGCAGCAGGGACATCACAAGACTAGTGCTGCCTACTGCTGCAGTCAGCCCTAGTAAAGATGAAGCCCCTGAGTGAGCAAAGAGGGGATTACCAGTCCCAGAAATGAGGAGGCTGTACAGAACCCCACCACAATTATTAACCATGAGAGACCCCAGGGGGAGCTAAAGGGTATCTAATGAGAACCCTAAGGGAGAGCTTAGAGACCACCAGACTATCTGTCAACCTGAGCCACCCCTGCCCAGATGCCTGGTCTGAAGTCTTAAGGTGAGGATCTGAGTGTGGACTGCTGAGACCACGCCTGCTCCCATAACAAAAGTGACCCTACAAAGACCCACctctagctgaaaccggtttggctcagtggatagagcgtcggcctgcggactcaagggtcccaggttcgattccggtcaagggcatgtaccttggttgcaggcacatccccagtagggagtgtgcaagagacagctgatcgatctttctctctcattgatgtttctaactctctatccctctttcttcctctctgtaaaaaatcaataaaatatattaaaaaacaaaaaaaaacaaagacccaCCTCTGTGACCAGCAGTGGAAGGTCTCTAAGAGCTCTCGGGCTAAGGTCTGCCTGGACAGTCTCAGGGAGgactgcccagctgcagcctgaggCTCACTTTAATGATTCCCACGCAGTTCTCAGAGGACAAACTGATCGGAACAGGAGCCCTGTAAGTTCCTAGAGCACTGCTCTCAAGGACAGCTGCAGAAGTGGCCTTCTTTAAGTCAAGGTAGTATATCCCTGATGTAAGTGCTCATACCCTCTCATCCTCTCTTCTCTCAGGCTCAGATGAACTGCTGCCCTACCTGCACTTCTACCTTCTGTACTTGACAGTCATCATGCCTCGGTGTCAAAAAAATAAGCTCCACATCCGTGAGAAAAACCACCAGGCCCAAGGTGTGACCCAGGGTCTGAGGAGTGCCAAGGAAAAAGCATTGCCCTCCTCGCCCCCTGCTCCTCTTGAAGCTGTTTTGCAGAGCAAGCCTGCTACAAGGTCATGTAGCATTCGCAGGTGGCCTCACAGAGCCCTATCCGCCATCACTAAGTCTGCAGGTGTTTCTCGCACAAGATCATCTAAAGGAGTCAATTGCAAAAcggagaacaagaaaagttcCTCCAAGGCCTCACCTTCTGAAGTGCAGTCTCAAAGAGACCCACTAACTGAGATGAGTGGTATGTTGGTTCAGTTCCTGATGCAGATGTACAAAATGAAAAAGCCTATTAGGAAAGCAGATATGCTCAAGATTGTCcataaaaagtacaaaaatcaCTTCTTTGAGATCCTCAGAAGAGCAGCTTTCAGCATAGAGGTGGTATTTGGTGTTGATTTAAAGGAAGTTGAAGGTAAGAAGCATTTCTATGATCTTGTCAGCAAGATGGATCTCCCCAACAATGGGAGGGTCAGCCGTGGCAGGGTATTTCCCAAGACCGGTCTCCTGATGATTATCCTGGGCGTGATCTTCATGAAAGGCAACTGCGCCACTGAGCAGAAGATCTGGGAATTCCTGAATAAGATGAGGGTATATGCTGGAAAGAGGCACTTCATATTTGGAGAGCCAAAGAAGCTCATCACCCAAGATTTCGTGAAGCTGAAGTACCTGGAGTATCGCCAGGTGCCCGACAGTGATCCTCCACGCTATGAGTTCCTGTGGGGCCCAAGAGCCTATGCTGAAACCAGCAAGATGGAAGTCCTGCAGTTTTTGGCCAAGATTAATCAAACCATCCCCAGCACCTTCACATCCTGGTATGAAGAGGCTTTGCAAGATGAGAAAGAAGGAGCCCAAGCCACAATTCCAGTAGGGGCTGATACCAATGCCATGCAGTGAATGATTCAGGCTCACATCCAGCAGCTCCTCCCACACCTGGTGAAGTTGAGGTACATTCTTTATTTTGTGATTGAAGAGAAAGAGCAGTCATGTTCCAAGTAGTAGAGAGCTGGGTGATGGAGGAAACACGCTGTATGATACCTTAGTGTTCCTCTTCTGTGTGTGCAATTTGGAGATTTGTCTGTATTTTCACTTGTTACTATTTTTTGGTGCTGTTACTTCTAAATAAAAGTTTTCTAGCATTGCAATCTAAGTTAATTATATTGGTCATTCTTGTTATTTACCAggtttaaaaataagagttttgCTGTTTTGTAAAAACAAATTTGGAAAGCTTCCATCTTGTTTAGTAATGTAGTACAAGATAGCATGGCACTGGAATATGCATTTCCTTGAAAACGTAAAGAAATAAAGCAGTAAAATATATGGAAGCATTAAATAGAGAAGAAAGTAATATCATCAATTGGGGCTTCCCAATCCCTTTTACTCTGTGTTTTATAAGGTTTTAAATTACAGTAAGTACTTGACTAATTCGAGAATGTAGAATTAAACGATAATAAATATACCTCATGCTCACTGGCTCATTTATTCCCCAAACAGTAATTGCACATCTGCTCTTAGAAGGCTCCACGCTAGTACTGGGGGAGCGGAAAAGAAGAAGACTTAGCCACAGACCATAAAGGTTATAGAGTTGAGAAGAATCTATCAGATTGGGAAAATGGGAAAATGGTAATATACACTCCAAGACTGAAAAACCAAATGAAAAGATTGGATAAGAACAGAGGAGAGTAGTCAAGTGTAAATGACCTGAAGCAAGGCAGTGTTGGACCTAATAGAAGTTCCTTGATGGGAGGAAATTTCATATAGCTGCATAGTGGGCTAGATGATGCTGTGAAAACTCTTGAGCAGAAGCCAGACCCTTAGACAGATGGTGGGCCACATAGTGTAAAGACtaagattaaatgaaaaaatctaataatagaggaatatgcaaatttgtcatTACAGCATCACATCATGATCAGATCAGCAGACTAcatccccaccctctgctcaggcagctgcaaggcccagggtaggataggatatgataggaggggataagaaaggagagggagaggaaggcaggcctgcatgcagacaggccaagaagagaaacataaatacagaaagggaacaagaaaaagacgcaggaatggaaaagggaaggaaactgcaCAAGGAAGGGGGTGGtgactgtggggtggggggtactgCAGGTGCGCCTGATGAGAGGTGGGGCACAGGCGGTGGTGAGCGGGGAACCCTGCCCAGATTCGGGAGGAGGGCAGTGGCAGCCGTTGGTGGGTAGGTGCTCACGGGTCCAGGATGGAGTGGAGGACAGTCTGAGGCCTTCTGGGCAGAGATGCTACTGCTTCGGGGCATCAGTGCCTGGGGCTGCATGGGCCTCGGCCACCCTGGTTGGGCTGGACGCCCCGGGtcgggaatgggagcaggacagtggcagggaggctggggaaagggggGTGGCGAACACCTGGCCAGGGatgaaccctgggctgagggttAACGCCCCCCCCCACCATAAGTTttatgaagggagggaggaagggaagaactttataaaggagtcagtagagagcagttaaagaaggaaagaggatgtgtgagtgaactgtaggagctatgatgaaaatcaagtatagttgtgtactggggtcAGATTTTAAAAgcaggagtcagaaaagaaaaaaagagaaacgatagtgaataattaggcaggtagatagatattaaaacattggaagtaagtagagaagaatgtggatgggagagaaagagggagggaagaaaagttttaaagggagctggtagagcttaaaaggagaatgggaagaaggaagaaatggggcagggagcaaagcaggtctgagggaggaagtgaagaaaaaaattcaggtgggaaggaaggaaaaggggagggagggcagggttaaagataaaggaaagaaggaatgtggggaaggagggagggtaggagaaagatgggaagaaggatgatggaacagaagtagttAATAAGGacaaaagaaaagtttataaatgatgagtcagtaggaaaaagtgttacataaaggagagagaaaaattgtgtgacagggagaagccaataaggaagtcaaatacaattgtgtgtgaaggggataagatttttaaaaagttaatagggggatcaggccgacaggggagggcagttagggggatcaggcaggcaggctgagtggttagggcaggcaggcaggtgagcggttaggagccagaggtcccggattgcaagagagttatccaactgccagtttagacccgatcccccaagggtttccagattggagagggtgcaggtccagctgagggaccccccatgcactgggcctctactaaataaataaaaataaaagaggtcaCTACACAGAGCTTCTCTCCTGCTGTCAGTCCTATATACCCTAGAGTAATGCAGGCTGAGGTAACTCCTCATTTTTGCCTGGGAAAGAGGTAGGTTCAGGTAGACAAAGGCCTTTATCTAAAGTGGGCAATTCCATTAGGCAATGGGAGGAGTCTTGGCCTTAAAACGATTAAAGGTAAGACCATCGGTGCTACTAAGTAGAACTCTCCTCAAAATAGGGCACTGCACAGAGCAGCATCCTGGCTAGGTAGCCAGTTGTGGAGTACTCAGGGAAGTTAGAGCTTTGGTCTGAGGCTTGTAGACTAA comes from Eptesicus fuscus isolate TK198812 chromosome 1, DD_ASM_mEF_20220401, whole genome shotgun sequence and encodes:
- the MAGEB3 gene encoding melanoma-associated antigen B3; translation: MPRCQKNKLHIREKNHQAQGVTQGLRSAKEKALPSSPPAPLEAVLQSKPATRSCSIRRWPHRALSAITKSAGVSRTRSSKGVNCKTENKKSSSKASPSEVQSQRDPLTEMSGMLVQFLMQMYKMKKPIRKADMLKIVHKKYKNHFFEILRRAAFSIEVVFGVDLKEVEGKKHFYDLVSKMDLPNNGRVSRGRVFPKTGLLMIILGVIFMKGNCATEQKIWEFLNKMRVYAGKRHFIFGEPKKLITQDFVKLKYLEYRQVPDSDPPRYEFLWGPRAYAETSKMEVLQFLAKINQTIPSTFTSWYEEALQDEKEGAQATIPVGADTNAMQ